The genomic interval CTCGGCGACGACCTTGTCGAAGCGCTCGATCAGGGCGTCCGGGTCGAAGTTGCGGCGTAGTACGTCGTTGCCACCGGCGGCGAAACTGACCAGCTCGGGGCGCATCGCGAGGGCGGCGGGCACCTGCTCGGCCACGATGTTGCCGAAGAGCCGGCCCCGGATCGCCAGGTTGGCGTACCCGAAGTCCGGCCCGGCCTCGGCGGCCAGCGTCGCGGCCACCAGGTCGGCCCAGCCGCGGAAGCTGCCGTCCGGATACGGGTCGTCCAGGCCCTCGGTGAAACTGTCCCCGACCGCCACGAAGTTGCGCCAGCGCACGTCGCGCCTCCCCTGCACCGCTCTGTCCACCCGATCGACCCTCCCCGCCCGATCGACCGGGAGCCAGTCTGTCAGCCCGGCACCGTCCCGGGTACGCCCGGCGCGGGAAGGTGACCGGGACCGCACGATGCGCGGCGAGGGCGCCGCCGAGCAGACGCACCCGTCGGCGGACAATTCCGGTGCTTCGCTCCCGCCTGCGGGTCTACGCTGCCCGGATGCTGCTACGGATGTCCACGCTGTTTCTGCGTACGCTGCGCGAGGACCCGGCCGACGCGGAGGTGCCGAGCCATCGGCTGCTGCTGCGGGCCGGTTACGTCCGTCGCGCCGCCCCGGGCGGCTACACCTGGCTCCCGCTCGGCCGGCTGGTGCTGGACCGGGTCACCGAGGTGGTCCGGGAGGAGATGGTAGCGATCGGCGGCCAGGAGGTGCTCTTCCCGGCCCTGCTGCCCCGGGAGCCGTACGAGACGACCGGCCGGTGGACCGAGTACGGCGACGACATCTTCACCCTCACCGACCGGCGTGGCGCGGAGTACCTGCTCGGGCCCACCCACGAGGAGATGGCCGCCCTGCTGGTGCGGGACACCTTCACCTCGTACCGGGACTTCCCGGTCTCGATCTTCCAGGTGCAGACGAAGTACCGCGACGAGGCGCGGCCCCGGGCCGGGCTGCTGCGCGGGCGGGAGTTCCTGATGAAGGACTCCTACTCCTTCGACCTGGACCGGGCGGGGCTGGCGGCGGCGTACGACCGGCACCGGGCGGCGTACCAGCGGATCTTCGACCGGCTCGGGTTGACGTACACGATCGTCGCCGCGACCTCGGGCGCGATGGGCGGCTCCGCCTCGGAGGAGTTCCTCGCCTCGACCCTGGTCGGCGAGGACACCTTCGTCGGCTGTACCGCCTGCGACTACGCGGCCAACACGGAGGCGGTGACCACCCCGCCGGCCCCGGCCGGCGACGTGCGGGCCCACCCGCCGGCGCAGGTGTACGACACCCCGGACACGCCGACCATCGAGTCGCTGGTCGCGCTCGCCAACGACCGACGGCTCGGCGGCCGGACCGACTGGACGGCCGGCGACACCCTGAAGAACGTCGTCGTCGAGCTGCGCCGGCCCGGCTCGGACGAGCCGGAGTTGCTGGTCGTCGGCATCCCCGGGGACCGCGAGGTCGACCTCAAGCGGCTCGGCGCGGTGTTGAGCCCGGCCACCGTGTCGATGTTCGACGGCTTCGCCGACCGGCCCGAGCTGGTCCGCGGCTACCTCGGCCCGCAACTGCTGGCCAAGCTCGGCATCCGCTATCTGGTCGACCCCCGGGTGTCGCCCGGCACCGCCTGGCTGACCGGCGCCAACGAGCCGGGCCGGCACGCCACCGACGTGGTCTGCGGGCGGGACTTCACCCCGGACGGGACGATCGAGGCGGCCGAGGTCCGGGCCGGTGACCGCTGCCCGGCCTGCCGCCCCGGGGTGTTGACGATCCGCCGGGGTGTCGAGATCGGGCACGTGTTCCAGCTCGGCCGCCGCTACACCGACGCGTTCCGGGTCGACGTGCTCGGCCAGGACGGCAAGCCGGTCCGGCTGACGATGGGCTGCTACGGCATCGGGGTGTCCCGGGCGGTGGCGGCGATCGCCGAACAGCACCACGACGACCGGGGACTGGTCTGGCCGGCGGCGGTGGCGCCGTGCGACGTACACCTGGTGGCCGCCGGCAAGGGGCCGCAGTTGGAGGCGGCGCTGGAACTCGGCGGGCAGCTCGCCGGGCGTGGCCTGCGGGTGCTGGTCGACGACCGGACGCACGTCTCGGCCGGGGTCAAGTTCGCCGACGCCGAGCTGATCGGCATCCCGCGCGCCGTCGTGGTCGGCCGCCGCTGGTCCGACGGGTACGTCGAGTTGCGCGACCGCGCCACCGGGGACCGTACCGAGCTGACGGCGGCGGACCTGCTGGCCCGGCTGACCGCTCCGGACGGCGTCTAGTCCGTCGGCCGGACGGCCCGGCCGGAGCGCTGTGCCTGATAGAACCGCTGGCACTCCGCGTAACTCGGCAGCAGGTCGGCGGCGCGCAGCTCGGCCAGGCCGGGCGCCTCGGCGTCGCGTTCGGAGAGGATCGGGTCGAGGTCGGTCGGCCAGGGCAGTGCCAGTTCCGGATCCCGGACGTGCACGACCCGCTCCCGGGCCGGGGCGTACCGGGCGGAGCAGAGGTAGCTGACGATGCTCTCCTCCTCCAGCGCGACGAAGGCGTGGCCGAGCCCCTCGGGCAGATAGACGGCGCGGTTGTCGATGGTGTCGAGCCGGGTCACCTCGTGCCGGCCGAAGGTCGGTGAACCGACCCGC from Plantactinospora sp. BC1 carries:
- a CDS encoding proline--tRNA ligase, encoding MLLRMSTLFLRTLREDPADAEVPSHRLLLRAGYVRRAAPGGYTWLPLGRLVLDRVTEVVREEMVAIGGQEVLFPALLPREPYETTGRWTEYGDDIFTLTDRRGAEYLLGPTHEEMAALLVRDTFTSYRDFPVSIFQVQTKYRDEARPRAGLLRGREFLMKDSYSFDLDRAGLAAAYDRHRAAYQRIFDRLGLTYTIVAATSGAMGGSASEEFLASTLVGEDTFVGCTACDYAANTEAVTTPPAPAGDVRAHPPAQVYDTPDTPTIESLVALANDRRLGGRTDWTAGDTLKNVVVELRRPGSDEPELLVVGIPGDREVDLKRLGAVLSPATVSMFDGFADRPELVRGYLGPQLLAKLGIRYLVDPRVSPGTAWLTGANEPGRHATDVVCGRDFTPDGTIEAAEVRAGDRCPACRPGVLTIRRGVEIGHVFQLGRRYTDAFRVDVLGQDGKPVRLTMGCYGIGVSRAVAAIAEQHHDDRGLVWPAAVAPCDVHLVAAGKGPQLEAALELGGQLAGRGLRVLVDDRTHVSAGVKFADAELIGIPRAVVVGRRWSDGYVELRDRATGDRTELTAADLLARLTAPDGV
- a CDS encoding dTDP-4-dehydrorhamnose 3,5-epimerase family protein produces the protein MKATELSIPGAWEFLPQQFGDDRGRLLVWYDAEVFADALGFELHVAQANQSVSRRGVIRGVHWADVPVGQAKYVYCPRGAVLDMVVDLRVGSPTFGRHEVTRLDTIDNRAVYLPEGLGHAFVALEEESIVSYLCSARYAPARERVVHVRDPELALPWPTDLDPILSERDAEAPGLAELRAADLLPSYAECQRFYQAQRSGRAVRPTD